In the Harmonia axyridis chromosome 3, icHarAxyr1.1, whole genome shotgun sequence genome, one interval contains:
- the LOC123676752 gene encoding ubiquitin carboxyl-terminal hydrolase 1 — protein sequence MTVLEDEVMPVRVLSKDKYSKNLLKRKNSASKDLPAKRQLIDLKDNMLNGYRSDQRYSGDNIQEAPVASLSNMGNTCYLNSVLYTLRFAPMFLHNLHHLIGDLTIVQNRLSQNRAKTSSLGRNIGAIGGPNSRSASSSTSSKDFFSIPTDIIPKSKVQMVTERLHELFITMHNLELKESSDPYQPLALLQAVREANAIFEGNHQQDAHELLLYLLDNIRETCDFLTVQLQHNPDLLSEPECTSNSNSGKIWGVRRSWKKCQVKKEKGFKGSINEDVINESVPTDDDVDAGTSNDVQQKKIGFNFLAEDFEGITLVRTKCLECESVTERKEPFYDIPVPIMSETEFDITKIEDVSPSEIYRKACVTSEKLCDANKYLCDKCKRYNEASRDVLFERLPNMMILQLKRFNTSTSGVHKVNTYLPTPLELDCFCESCCKLNGDEVSSHYYKLSCIIMHLGGTMASGHYIAYVKASNYYNSYHDCSRDMPKTGLSASCSEKSLNILKFLKPRAVANSLMEAKNGISSKNILNGLKICKSIDCCSVKLNKNVLENALNSQFKKNDHEEDMWLECDDESIRFLKSEELAQVLSYKPNSTATPYLLFYTKIKRNVKTE from the coding sequence ATGACAGTTTTGGAGGATGAAGTAATGCCTGTGCGTGTACTTTCAAAAGATAAGTATtctaaaaatctgttgaaacGGAAAAATTCTGCAAGTAAAGATTTGCCAGCTAAAAGACAACTCATTGATTTAAAAGATAACATGTTGAATGGATACCGATCTGATCAAAGGTATAGTGGAGACAATATACAGGAAGCACCTGTAGCCAGTTTGTCTAACATGGGTAATACATGTTACCTAAATAGTGTGCTGTATACATTGAGGTTTGCTCCAATGTTTCTTCATAATCTACATCATTTGATTGGAGATCTTACTATAGTTCAGAATCGATTGAGTCAAAATAGGGCAAAAACTTCTTCATTAGGTAGAAATATAGGTGCTATTGGTGGACCAAACTCTCGAAGTGCAAGCTCAAGTACAAGTAGTAAAGACTTTTTTTCTATACCAACTGATATCATTCCAAAGTCTAAGGTTCAAATGGTGACTGAAAGATTACATGAATTATTTATAACTATGCATAACCTAGAATTGAAAGAATCTAGTGATCCTTACCAACCATTAGCATTGTTACAAGCTGTTCGAGAAGCTAATGCTATATTCGAAGGGAATCACCAACAGGATGCTCATGAACTTCTGTTATATCTTCTCGATAATATTCGTGAAACTTGTGATTTTCTGACGGTCCAATTACAACATAATCCTGATTTACTTAGTGAACCTGAGTGTACTTCTAATTCCAATAGTGGGAAAATTTGGGGTGTTCGAAGATCATGGAAGAAATGCCAAGTTAAAAAAGAAAAAGGCTTCAAGGGATCTATTAATGAAGATGTTATTAACGAATCTGTGCCAACAGATGATGATGTTGATGCTGGGACAAGTAATGatgtccaacaaaaaaaaattggatttaattttcttgCTGAAGATTTTGAAGGAATAACACTAGTAAGAACAAAATGCTTAGAATGTGAAAGTGTAACTGAACGAAAAGAACCATTTTATGATATACCAGTACCTATTATGAGTGAAACTGAGTTTGatattacaaaaattgaagatgtttcTCCTAGTGAAATTTATAGGAAAGCTTGTGTTACTTCTGAAAAATTATGTGATGCTAACAAGTATTTATGTGATAAATGTAAACGATACAATGAAGCCAGTAGAGATGTTCTATTTGAGAGATTACCAAATATGATGATCTTACAGTTGAAAAGATTCAATACTTCAACGTCAGGAGTACATAAAGTGAATACCTATCTTCCTACACCGCTAGAATTAGATTGCTTCTGTGAAAGCTGTTGTAAATTAAATGGAGATGAAGTATCTTCTCATTACTATAAACTTAGTTGTATTATAATGCATTTAGGAGGGACAATGGCTTCAGGTCACTACATAGCTTAtgttaaagcttcaaattactATAATAGCTATCATGATTGTTCAAGAGATATGCCCAAAACAGGTCTTTCTGCGAGCTGTAGTGAGAAATCTctgaacattttgaaatttctgaaGCCTCGTGCAGTTGCAAATTCACTTATGGAAGCAAAAAACGGAATCtcttctaaaaatattttaaatggatTGAAGATTTGTAAAAGTATCGATTGCTGTAGTGTAAAATTGAATAAGAATGTTCTAGAAAATGCTCTGAATTCCCAATTTAAAAAGAATGATCATGAAGAGGATATGTGGTTGGAGTGTGATGATGAATCTATTCGTTTCTTGAAAAGCGAGGAACTTGCACAAGTTTTAAGCTACAAACCCAACTCAACTGCTACACCTTATCTTCTTTTTTACACCAAAATCAAAAGGAATGTTAAAACTGAATGA
- the LOC123676751 gene encoding DNA (cytosine-5)-methyltransferase 1-like isoform X1: protein MKDCEVKMCENENVAKKVKSNEEVCDEVTNRVVLPPKSKPERCIICRQFKDNITLYNGHPNNSVEEYIALTDEKLSIFTGEESNVNEQDCRPTHKVTHFNIYCKNGHLCPFDTGLIETDVLLFFSGHVKPIYDDNSNPDGGIPTYDMGPINEWWTTGFDGGEKALVGFSTDYADYYLMEPSQDYEPFWEAVNEKIHLSKKIIEYLLDEGWQNPTYEDLLRLIQSLGRYPQAEESLLTHAQFICNQVVSYDASAESDDVEKPLISIPCMRSLVKMAGVVFSGKKNMRKRQNKAGKVKAPTWSQAATTSLVRDIFESCFKDQIANNNGKDIKGPRRKRCGVCEACLNPECGECSHCKDMKKFHGPGRTKQACKRRICPYMAIEEADNDSDADEDKDDEINIKESDKKACSTKIIHNVVFPNDSILLHNGKKFYKCALVDEIEVTVGDFVMLNSDNSNKLPQIGKVTYMYEDVFPVRKMCHVHLFERGTDTILGTIADPRELFVIDHCEEVPLGSIVRLANVEHRKKDPNWAMNGGIKGLPPLLEDDGSNFYYTSRFEKDGSRFIDFIDEFQDKNSFNNCNSCRRRLARKKCASVDYDGKEIKWMNETFTIGTCVFLKPEAYKFIIGFQRQNSNEVEPTKVDADLYPEYYRKVAENVKGSNSDTPDTFVIARIEEIKYKEKEDTKLKVRIFYRPQHVKGSIHSIYEKDLNLVYWSEKVINTSFGNVIGICYVFYGENLKDRRQWIGEGPYRFYFEESYDPDTQTMDDVPCIATKLGLQGKGKGKSKWIKIYVFSFSLFNFLNSTVGKGKSFKAEVDSFVLPPEWPKVAVPLKAMDIFAGCGGLSEGLHQSGICETKWAIEKEAAAAEAFRCNNPKCKVFTDDCNDLLQMVMNEQDKAKKIGLPQKGEVELLVGGPPCQGFSGMNRFNAGQYSLFKNSLIVSYLSYCEYYRPKYFILENVRNFVSFKRSVVLKLTLRCLLAMGYQVAFGVLQAGHYGVPQTRRRLIIMAAAPGYVLPKYPQPSHVFNKRGCHLSFVVDDTKFDNGIKWLDSAPYRTVTVRDSLSDLPEIKNGFNQLEIQYDSEPLTHFQRLMRGRESSEVVRDHICKEMAPLVEARITQIPTYPGADWRDLPNMVVRLNNGTFTQLLKYTYRSKKQNPNDPPRGVCQCAVGKSCDPSDRQVNTLIPWCLPHTADRHNHWSGLYGRLEWEGFFSTTITNPEPMGKQGRVLHPTQNRVVSVRECARSQGFPDKFKFYGNILDKHRQIGNAVPPPMGAAIGREIVKALLLSEEMQIPIKHEVDHVIKVELKNVINGANSSVKTEVEV from the exons ATGAAAGACTGTGAAGTAAAGATGTGCGAGAATGAAAACGTAGCTAAGAAGGTTAAATCAAATGAAGAAGTTTGTGATGAAGTTACTAATAGAGTTGTCTTACCACCTAAATCAAAACCAGAAAGGTGTATCATATGCAGACAGTTCAAagacaatataactttgtacaaCGGACATCCAAATAATTCTGTTGAGGAATATATCGCTCtaactgatgaaaaattatctataTTTACAGGAGAAGAGTCGAATGTTAATGAACAAGACTGTCGACCTACTCACAAG GTTACTCACttcaatatttattgtaaaaatggACATCTTTGTCCTTTTGATACTGGGCTCATTGAAACAGATGTGCTTCTCTTTTTTTCGGGACATGTTAAACCCATTTATGATGATAATTCCAATCCTGATGGGGGAATTCCTACCTATGACATGGGACCTATTAATGAATG GTGGACTACTGGCTTTGATGGTGGTGAAAAAGCCCTTGTTGGTTTTTCAACTGACTATGCAGATTATTATTTAATGGAACCTTCTCAAGATTATGAACCATTTTGGGAAGCAGTGAACGAGAAGATACATTTgtcgaaaaaaataatagaatatCTTCTTGACGAGGGTTGGCAGAATCCAACCTATGAGGACCTACTGAGATTAATTCAGTCTCTTGGCAGGTATCCGCAGGCTGAGGAATCCTTATTGACTCATGCTCAATTCATTTGTAATCag GTGGTTAGTTATGATGCTTCTGCAGAATCAGATGATGTGGAAAAACCTCTTATAAGTATACCATGTATGAGATCTTTGGTGAAGATGGCTGGTGTTGTTTTTTCTGGGAAGAAGAATATGCGTAAACGTCAAAATAAG GCAGGAAAAGTCAAAGCACCAACATGGAGCCAAGCAGCAACAACAAGCTTGGTGAGAGATATTTTTGAAAGTTGTTTCAAGGACCAAATTGCCAATAACAATGGAAAAGATATCAAAGGACCTCGTAGGAAACGTTGTGGAGTCTGTGAAGCATGCCTAAATCCAGAATGTGGAGAATGTTCTCATTGCaaagatatgaaaaaatttcatggacCAGGTCGAACCAAGCAAGCCTGCAAAAGGAGAATTTGTCCCTATATGGCTATTGAAGAAGCAGACAATGACAGTGATGCTGACGAAGATAAAgatgatgaaataaatattaaagaatCTGATAAGAAAGCATGTTCAACAAAAATCATACATAACGTTGTCTTTCCAAATGATTCAATTCTTCTTCATAATgggaaaaaattctataaatgTGCTTTGGTGG ACGAAATTGAAGTGACTGTAGGAGATTTTGTGATGTTGAACTCCGATAATTCTAATAAACTTCCGCAAATTGGAAAAGTGACTTACATGTATGAAGATGTATTTCCTGTTAGGAAAATGTGTCATGTGCACTTATTTGAGAGAGGAACTGATACCATACTAGGAACTATTGCAGATCCTAGAGAATTGTTTGTTATCGATCACTGTGAAGAAGTACCTCTAGGAAGTATAGTTCGACTTGCTAAT GTGGAGCACAGGAAAAAAGATCCAAATTGGGCAATGAATGGAGGCATCAAAGGTTTACCACCATTATTAGAAGATGATGGGAGCAACTTTTATTATACATCAAGGTTTGAGAAGGATGGCAGTCGATTTATAGATTTTATTGACGaatttcaagataaaaatagtttcaataattgcAATTCTTGTAG aCGAAGACTTGCTAGAAAAAAATGCGCATCAGTGGATTACGATGGTAAAGAAATCAAATGGATGAATGAAACATTCACTATAGGAACTTGTGTCTTTCTCAAACCAGAAGCATATAAATTCATAATAGGGTTCCAAAGACAAAACAGCAATGaagtg gAACCAACCAAGGTGGATGCAGATTTATACCCAGAGTATTACAGAAAAGTAGCAGAAAATGTTAAAGGTTCAAACTCAGACACACCTGATACATTTGTTATTGCtcgaattgaagaaattaaatataaagaaaaagaagatacTAAACTTAAAGTTAGAATATTTTATAGGCCACAACATGTGAAGGGTTCCATCCATTCAATTTATGAGAAAGATTTGAACTTAGTATACTGGTCGGAAAAGG TTATCAACACATCTTTTGGTAACGTTATTGGTATATGTTATGTATTTTATGGAGAAAATCTAAAAGATAGAAGACAATGGATTGGTGAAGGACCATACcgattttattttgaagaatcttATGATCCAGACACTCAAACAATGGATGATGTACCCTGTATAGCCACTAAGCTGGGTTTACAAGGAAAGGGCAAGGGAAAAAGTAAGTGGATCAAAATTTATGTTTTctctttttctttatttaattttcttaaTTCAACAGTGGGAAAAGGCAAATCTTTTAAAGCTGAGGTGGATTCATTTGTATTACCTCCTGAGTGGCCGAAAGTAGCAGTACCATTGAAAGCGATGGACATTTTTGCAGGATGTGGTGGACTCTCTGAAGGCCTTCATCAATCTGGTATTTGTGAAACTAAGTGGGCG ATTGAGAAAGAGGCAGCTGCTGCTGAAGCATTTAGGTGCAATAATCCCAAATGTAAGGTTTTCACTGATGATTGTAATGATTTGCTCCAAATGGTCATGAATGAGCAAGATAAAGCTAAAAAAATTGGTCTTCCACAAAAAGGAGAGGTTGAGTTGCTTGTAGGGGGTCCACCGTGCCAAGGCTTCTCAGGAATGAATAGATTTAATGCTGGACAATATTCTCTATTCAAGAACTCGTTGATTGTCTCTTATCTTAGTTACTGCGAGTATTACAG acCAAAGTATTTTATCCTAGAAAATGTCAGAAATTTTGTGTCATTCAAAAGAAGTGTAGTTTTAAAATTGACACTAAGATGCTTGCTTGCAATGGGTTATCAAGTAGCTTTTGGAGTTCTCCAAGCAGGGCATTATGGGGTACCCCAAACTAGAAGAAGGCTTATAATAATGGCTGCAGCTCCTGGATATGTTTTACCAAAGTACCCACAGCCATCTCATGTTTTCAATAAAAGAGGATGTCACTTATCATTTGTTGTTGACGATACTAAATTCGACAATG GTATTAAATGGCTAGATTCTGCTCCATATCGAACAGTTACTGTACGTGATTCATTATCTGACCTTCCTGAAATCAAAAATGGTTTCAATCAACTAGAAATTCAGTATGACTCAGAACCTTTGACTCACTTCCAAAGGCTGATGCGTGGTCGTGAGTCCAGTGAAGTTGTTCGGGATCATATATGTAAAGAAATGGCCCCTTTGGTGGAGGCACGGATAACTCAGATTCCAACATATCCTGGAGCAGATTGGAGGGATCTTCCGAATATGGTTGTAAGGTTGAACAATGGAACATTCACACAGCTTCTAAAGTATACTTACAG ATCTAAAAAGCAAAATCCCAATGATCCCCCTCGTGGTGTTTGCCAATGTGCTGTAGGCAAATCCTGTGATCCTTCTGATCGACAAGTTAACACATTAATTCCATGGTGCCTACCACATACAGCAGACAGGCATAATCATTGGAGCGGTCTTTATGGAAGATTGGAATGGGAGGGTTTCTTCAGTACTACGATCACCAATCCTGAGCCAATGGGTAAACAAGGAAGAG TTTTACATCCAACACAAAACAGGGTAGTTAGTGTTAGAGAATGTGCTAGATCTCAAGGTTTCCCtgacaaattcaaattttatggtAATATTTTGGATAAACATCGACAAATCGGAAATGCTGTTCCTCCACCTATGGGTGCTGCAATTGGCAGAGAAATAGTGAAAGCATTATTATTAAGTGAAGAAATGCAAATTCCTATCAAACATGAAGTGGATCATGTCATCAAAGTCGAATTAAAAAATGTGATAAATGGAGCAAATAGTTCCGTAAAAACTGAAGTTGAAGTATGA
- the LOC123676751 gene encoding DNA (cytosine-5)-methyltransferase 1-like isoform X2 — translation MKDCEVKMCENENVAKKVKSNEEVCDEVTNRVVLPPKSKPERCIICRQFKDNITLYNGHPNNSVEEYIALTDEKLSIFTGEESNVNEQDCRPTHKVTHFNIYCKNGHLCPFDTGLIETDVLLFFSGHVKPIYDDNSNPDGGIPTYDMGPINEWWTTGFDGGEKALVGFSTDYADYYLMEPSQDYEPFWEAVNEKIHLSKKIIEYLLDEGWQNPTYEDLLRLIQSLGRYPQAEESLLTHAQFICNQVVSYDASAESDDVEKPLISIPCMRSLVKMAGVVFSGKKNMRKRQNKAGKVKAPTWSQAATTSLVRDIFESCFKDQIANNNGKDIKGPRRKRCGVCEACLNPECGECSHCKDMKKFHGPGRTKQACKRRICPYMAIEEADNDSDADEDKDDEINIKESDKKACSTKIIHNVVFPNDSILLHNGKKFYKCALVDEIEVTVGDFVMLNSDNSNKLPQIGKVTYMYEDVFPVRKMCHVHLFERGTDTILGTIADPRELFVIDHCEEVPLGSIVRLANVEHRKKDPNWAMNGGIKGLPPLLEDDGSNFYYTSRFEKDGSRFIDFIDEFQDKNSFNNCNSCRRRLARKKCASVDYDGKEIKWMNETFTIGTCVFLKPEAYKFIIGFQRQNSNEVEPTKVDADLYPEYYRKVAENVKGSNSDTPDTFVIARIEEIKYKEKEDTKLKVRIFYRPQHVKGSIHSIYEKDLNLVYWSEKVINTSFGNVIGICYVFYGENLKDRRQWIGEGPYRFYFEESYDPDTQTMDDVPCIATKLGLQGKGKGKMGKGKSFKAEVDSFVLPPEWPKVAVPLKAMDIFAGCGGLSEGLHQSGICETKWAIEKEAAAAEAFRCNNPKCKVFTDDCNDLLQMVMNEQDKAKKIGLPQKGEVELLVGGPPCQGFSGMNRFNAGQYSLFKNSLIVSYLSYCEYYRPKYFILENVRNFVSFKRSVVLKLTLRCLLAMGYQVAFGVLQAGHYGVPQTRRRLIIMAAAPGYVLPKYPQPSHVFNKRGCHLSFVVDDTKFDNGIKWLDSAPYRTVTVRDSLSDLPEIKNGFNQLEIQYDSEPLTHFQRLMRGRESSEVVRDHICKEMAPLVEARITQIPTYPGADWRDLPNMVVRLNNGTFTQLLKYTYRSKKQNPNDPPRGVCQCAVGKSCDPSDRQVNTLIPWCLPHTADRHNHWSGLYGRLEWEGFFSTTITNPEPMGKQGRVLHPTQNRVVSVRECARSQGFPDKFKFYGNILDKHRQIGNAVPPPMGAAIGREIVKALLLSEEMQIPIKHEVDHVIKVELKNVINGANSSVKTEVEV, via the exons ATGAAAGACTGTGAAGTAAAGATGTGCGAGAATGAAAACGTAGCTAAGAAGGTTAAATCAAATGAAGAAGTTTGTGATGAAGTTACTAATAGAGTTGTCTTACCACCTAAATCAAAACCAGAAAGGTGTATCATATGCAGACAGTTCAAagacaatataactttgtacaaCGGACATCCAAATAATTCTGTTGAGGAATATATCGCTCtaactgatgaaaaattatctataTTTACAGGAGAAGAGTCGAATGTTAATGAACAAGACTGTCGACCTACTCACAAG GTTACTCACttcaatatttattgtaaaaatggACATCTTTGTCCTTTTGATACTGGGCTCATTGAAACAGATGTGCTTCTCTTTTTTTCGGGACATGTTAAACCCATTTATGATGATAATTCCAATCCTGATGGGGGAATTCCTACCTATGACATGGGACCTATTAATGAATG GTGGACTACTGGCTTTGATGGTGGTGAAAAAGCCCTTGTTGGTTTTTCAACTGACTATGCAGATTATTATTTAATGGAACCTTCTCAAGATTATGAACCATTTTGGGAAGCAGTGAACGAGAAGATACATTTgtcgaaaaaaataatagaatatCTTCTTGACGAGGGTTGGCAGAATCCAACCTATGAGGACCTACTGAGATTAATTCAGTCTCTTGGCAGGTATCCGCAGGCTGAGGAATCCTTATTGACTCATGCTCAATTCATTTGTAATCag GTGGTTAGTTATGATGCTTCTGCAGAATCAGATGATGTGGAAAAACCTCTTATAAGTATACCATGTATGAGATCTTTGGTGAAGATGGCTGGTGTTGTTTTTTCTGGGAAGAAGAATATGCGTAAACGTCAAAATAAG GCAGGAAAAGTCAAAGCACCAACATGGAGCCAAGCAGCAACAACAAGCTTGGTGAGAGATATTTTTGAAAGTTGTTTCAAGGACCAAATTGCCAATAACAATGGAAAAGATATCAAAGGACCTCGTAGGAAACGTTGTGGAGTCTGTGAAGCATGCCTAAATCCAGAATGTGGAGAATGTTCTCATTGCaaagatatgaaaaaatttcatggacCAGGTCGAACCAAGCAAGCCTGCAAAAGGAGAATTTGTCCCTATATGGCTATTGAAGAAGCAGACAATGACAGTGATGCTGACGAAGATAAAgatgatgaaataaatattaaagaatCTGATAAGAAAGCATGTTCAACAAAAATCATACATAACGTTGTCTTTCCAAATGATTCAATTCTTCTTCATAATgggaaaaaattctataaatgTGCTTTGGTGG ACGAAATTGAAGTGACTGTAGGAGATTTTGTGATGTTGAACTCCGATAATTCTAATAAACTTCCGCAAATTGGAAAAGTGACTTACATGTATGAAGATGTATTTCCTGTTAGGAAAATGTGTCATGTGCACTTATTTGAGAGAGGAACTGATACCATACTAGGAACTATTGCAGATCCTAGAGAATTGTTTGTTATCGATCACTGTGAAGAAGTACCTCTAGGAAGTATAGTTCGACTTGCTAAT GTGGAGCACAGGAAAAAAGATCCAAATTGGGCAATGAATGGAGGCATCAAAGGTTTACCACCATTATTAGAAGATGATGGGAGCAACTTTTATTATACATCAAGGTTTGAGAAGGATGGCAGTCGATTTATAGATTTTATTGACGaatttcaagataaaaatagtttcaataattgcAATTCTTGTAG aCGAAGACTTGCTAGAAAAAAATGCGCATCAGTGGATTACGATGGTAAAGAAATCAAATGGATGAATGAAACATTCACTATAGGAACTTGTGTCTTTCTCAAACCAGAAGCATATAAATTCATAATAGGGTTCCAAAGACAAAACAGCAATGaagtg gAACCAACCAAGGTGGATGCAGATTTATACCCAGAGTATTACAGAAAAGTAGCAGAAAATGTTAAAGGTTCAAACTCAGACACACCTGATACATTTGTTATTGCtcgaattgaagaaattaaatataaagaaaaagaagatacTAAACTTAAAGTTAGAATATTTTATAGGCCACAACATGTGAAGGGTTCCATCCATTCAATTTATGAGAAAGATTTGAACTTAGTATACTGGTCGGAAAAGG TTATCAACACATCTTTTGGTAACGTTATTGGTATATGTTATGTATTTTATGGAGAAAATCTAAAAGATAGAAGACAATGGATTGGTGAAGGACCATACcgattttattttgaagaatcttATGATCCAGACACTCAAACAATGGATGATGTACCCTGTATAGCCACTAAGCTGGGTTTACAAGGAAAGGGCAAGGGAAAAA TGGGAAAAGGCAAATCTTTTAAAGCTGAGGTGGATTCATTTGTATTACCTCCTGAGTGGCCGAAAGTAGCAGTACCATTGAAAGCGATGGACATTTTTGCAGGATGTGGTGGACTCTCTGAAGGCCTTCATCAATCTGGTATTTGTGAAACTAAGTGGGCG ATTGAGAAAGAGGCAGCTGCTGCTGAAGCATTTAGGTGCAATAATCCCAAATGTAAGGTTTTCACTGATGATTGTAATGATTTGCTCCAAATGGTCATGAATGAGCAAGATAAAGCTAAAAAAATTGGTCTTCCACAAAAAGGAGAGGTTGAGTTGCTTGTAGGGGGTCCACCGTGCCAAGGCTTCTCAGGAATGAATAGATTTAATGCTGGACAATATTCTCTATTCAAGAACTCGTTGATTGTCTCTTATCTTAGTTACTGCGAGTATTACAG acCAAAGTATTTTATCCTAGAAAATGTCAGAAATTTTGTGTCATTCAAAAGAAGTGTAGTTTTAAAATTGACACTAAGATGCTTGCTTGCAATGGGTTATCAAGTAGCTTTTGGAGTTCTCCAAGCAGGGCATTATGGGGTACCCCAAACTAGAAGAAGGCTTATAATAATGGCTGCAGCTCCTGGATATGTTTTACCAAAGTACCCACAGCCATCTCATGTTTTCAATAAAAGAGGATGTCACTTATCATTTGTTGTTGACGATACTAAATTCGACAATG GTATTAAATGGCTAGATTCTGCTCCATATCGAACAGTTACTGTACGTGATTCATTATCTGACCTTCCTGAAATCAAAAATGGTTTCAATCAACTAGAAATTCAGTATGACTCAGAACCTTTGACTCACTTCCAAAGGCTGATGCGTGGTCGTGAGTCCAGTGAAGTTGTTCGGGATCATATATGTAAAGAAATGGCCCCTTTGGTGGAGGCACGGATAACTCAGATTCCAACATATCCTGGAGCAGATTGGAGGGATCTTCCGAATATGGTTGTAAGGTTGAACAATGGAACATTCACACAGCTTCTAAAGTATACTTACAG ATCTAAAAAGCAAAATCCCAATGATCCCCCTCGTGGTGTTTGCCAATGTGCTGTAGGCAAATCCTGTGATCCTTCTGATCGACAAGTTAACACATTAATTCCATGGTGCCTACCACATACAGCAGACAGGCATAATCATTGGAGCGGTCTTTATGGAAGATTGGAATGGGAGGGTTTCTTCAGTACTACGATCACCAATCCTGAGCCAATGGGTAAACAAGGAAGAG TTTTACATCCAACACAAAACAGGGTAGTTAGTGTTAGAGAATGTGCTAGATCTCAAGGTTTCCCtgacaaattcaaattttatggtAATATTTTGGATAAACATCGACAAATCGGAAATGCTGTTCCTCCACCTATGGGTGCTGCAATTGGCAGAGAAATAGTGAAAGCATTATTATTAAGTGAAGAAATGCAAATTCCTATCAAACATGAAGTGGATCATGTCATCAAAGTCGAATTAAAAAATGTGATAAATGGAGCAAATAGTTCCGTAAAAACTGAAGTTGAAGTATGA